The following are from one region of the Stigmatella ashevillena genome:
- a CDS encoding fibrinogen-like YCDxxxxGGGW domain-containing protein → MRWHWGTLVVGAILSLGSSPAWGSDALSLAKKELPTEIPPIHEYKNLDSVQNQNSEFSSSSGCPASGIVGFSVVGSGHVSSGEPTLLGYSGTYQNVGGGWIQGGGTFIAPCPGLYSFSVSFVKDAYYSAGTTDDVFVHIKQNGIDKGYAWSGEGAGYRDTGAYSVVLLLQDGDYIQTFVSSDGSSTRHLARYNFTGHLVKSSSLKANCREILEGGLSKGSGLYQVDFDDAAPLSPSWVYCDMTTDGGGWTLVMNQNPAERLPYNFSTVNPQNFGSLTETYRLGSSAIRALRPTTAWVLTDDSNRVYFQPTCMVEWETSLLNKPIGPCNQGFTSLGFSTPVSSVVTANGSMGIGQNNSGQYCSIRAFLYNQEPDTTRWPPGAALSCAGTTSQTIRLWFK, encoded by the coding sequence ATGAGATGGCATTGGGGAACGCTTGTCGTCGGTGCGATACTGAGCCTCGGAAGCAGCCCCGCCTGGGGTAGCGATGCACTCTCCTTGGCCAAGAAAGAACTACCAACTGAAATTCCTCCCATCCATGAATACAAAAATTTAGATTCAGTACAGAATCAAAATTCTGAATTCTCTTCATCAAGTGGGTGCCCTGCTTCAGGAATCGTCGGCTTTAGTGTGGTGGGGTCAGGCCATGTCTCAAGTGGAGAGCCAACACTGCTCGGCTATTCAGGAACCTACCAGAACGTGGGAGGAGGCTGGATCCAAGGAGGAGGAACATTCATTGCGCCTTGCCCAGGCCTGTACTCCTTCTCGGTCTCCTTCGTGAAGGATGCTTATTACTCTGCCGGGACTACGGACGATGTATTTGTCCATATCAAGCAAAACGGGATTGATAAGGGGTATGCTTGGAGCGGCGAGGGGGCAGGATACCGTGACACTGGGGCCTATAGCGTCGTCCTTCTTCTTCAGGACGGAGATTATATTCAAACATTTGTCAGCAGCGATGGCAGCTCGACTCGTCACCTGGCGAGGTATAATTTCACAGGCCACCTAGTAAAATCGTCGTCGCTCAAGGCGAATTGCCGGGAGATTCTTGAGGGTGGCTTGTCTAAAGGCAGCGGCTTATACCAAGTCGATTTCGATGATGCTGCTCCTCTGAGCCCTTCCTGGGTCTACTGCGATATGACGACTGATGGAGGTGGCTGGACACTGGTGATGAATCAGAACCCAGCCGAGCGGTTGCCCTATAATTTCTCTACTGTCAATCCTCAGAACTTTGGCAGTTTGACCGAGACGTACCGATTGGGTAGCAGCGCCATCAGGGCCTTGCGACCAACGACTGCCTGGGTTTTGACTGACGATTCGAATCGAGTCTACTTCCAGCCCACCTGCATGGTGGAGTGGGAGACCAGTCTCCTTAACAAGCCCATTGGTCCTTGCAACCAGGGCTTCACGTCACTTGGCTTCTCGACTCCTGTATCTTCTGTGGTCACGGCCAATGGCAGCATGGGGATTGGCCAGAACAATTCCGGACAGTATTGTAGCATCCGAGCCTTCCTGTACAATCAGGAGCCAGATACAACAAGGTGGCCACCTGGAGCCGCGTTAAGCTGCGCAGGAACGACCAGCCAGACAATCCGGTTGTGGTTCAAGTAG
- a CDS encoding adenylosuccinate synthetase, which translates to MSVRREAHAVVDLGFGDAGKGTLTEWLVRRHGARLVVRFNGGAQAGHNVVTEEGRHHTFSQFGAGSFVPGVWTHLARTTVFHPLAMLVEARYLARQGVTDVLGRTTVSEGARLITPFHQAAGRIRELARGEGRHGTCGVGVGETVRDALTHPTGALHAADLLHPERLLRKARQAQERLRAELAEALRAAKASPQAEPERSLMEDPGIASRWAEAVTALQPEQRVVEDAWLGTRLQEGTTVFEGAQGVLLDENWGFHPHTTWSTCTFDNVLALLREHGFDGPVHRLGVLRAYTPRHGEGPLPTENAALASALPEPHNSAAGWQGHFRVGSFDAVLARYALAACGGVDALAVTHLDRLSERWPVCTAYRAPLGCDGGSFLREPSDSPRVTALRLGHPGDLAYQEQLTRGLLQCEPWPEVLELGEDAEARAARFVSWIETTLRVPVKVTSHGPTSLNKRSRD; encoded by the coding sequence ATGTCCGTGCGCCGTGAGGCCCATGCTGTCGTGGATCTCGGCTTTGGCGATGCCGGCAAGGGGACCCTCACCGAGTGGTTGGTGCGGCGGCATGGGGCGCGGTTGGTGGTCCGCTTCAACGGGGGCGCGCAGGCGGGCCACAACGTCGTCACCGAGGAGGGACGGCACCACACCTTCTCCCAGTTCGGCGCCGGCAGCTTCGTGCCCGGGGTGTGGACCCACCTGGCGCGCACCACCGTCTTTCATCCGCTCGCGATGCTCGTGGAGGCGCGGTACCTGGCACGGCAAGGCGTCACGGACGTGCTCGGCCGCACGACGGTGAGCGAGGGTGCACGGCTCATCACCCCCTTCCACCAAGCGGCGGGACGGATTCGCGAGTTGGCCCGCGGCGAGGGACGCCATGGCACGTGCGGCGTGGGCGTCGGAGAGACGGTGCGGGATGCTCTGACCCACCCCACCGGCGCGCTCCACGCGGCGGACCTCCTCCACCCCGAGCGGCTCCTGCGCAAGGCCCGCCAAGCCCAGGAGCGACTTCGCGCGGAACTCGCCGAGGCGCTGCGCGCGGCGAAGGCCTCTCCCCAGGCCGAGCCTGAACGCTCCTTGATGGAGGACCCCGGCATCGCCTCACGTTGGGCCGAAGCCGTGACGGCGCTCCAGCCGGAACAGCGCGTGGTGGAGGACGCCTGGCTGGGCACCCGCCTCCAGGAGGGCACCACCGTGTTCGAGGGCGCCCAGGGCGTACTCCTGGACGAGAACTGGGGCTTCCATCCCCATACGACGTGGAGCACCTGCACCTTCGACAACGTCCTCGCGCTGCTGCGTGAGCATGGATTCGATGGGCCAGTACACCGGCTGGGCGTGCTGCGCGCCTACACCCCGCGCCACGGAGAAGGCCCGCTGCCCACCGAGAATGCCGCCCTCGCATCGGCTCTGCCCGAGCCCCACAACAGCGCCGCGGGATGGCAAGGCCACTTCCGGGTGGGCAGCTTCGACGCGGTGCTGGCACGCTACGCTCTGGCCGCCTGTGGGGGCGTGGATGCCCTGGCGGTGACGCACCTGGACCGACTGTCAGAGCGCTGGCCGGTGTGCACGGCCTATCGCGCGCCTCTGGGCTGCGACGGAGGGAGCTTCCTCCGGGAACCGAGCGATTCCCCGCGCGTGACCGCACTGCGTCTTGGCCACCCAGGAGATCTCGCCTACCAGGAGCAGCTCACACGGGGATTGCTCCAGTGCGAGCCTTGGCCAGAAGTGCTCGAACTTGGGGAAGATGCCGAAGCGCGAGCCGCGCGGTTCGTATCCTGGATTGAAACTACTCTGAGAGTGCCCGTGAAGGTGACGTCCCATGGGCCCACTTCCCTGAATAAGCGCTCCAGAGATTGA
- a CDS encoding SPFH domain-containing protein, with protein sequence MNVQEKLKEVLGVGGAAVQAAVVSLVAAAVASVRWLLLTRQGRWLTVGMGVTSAVVVLGTTLVSHPPVQVIEPAQVGIRVNLLTGGSSEVREGWVLRVPHVHRLYLYSLKDQVYRTERSLRADGPAPFQAAEGLSIGIEVTLRYSLDPARIPELAQRLPADVGREIVEPSVDGVLRRHFAQHTVREIFATHRAQIQKDIAAEITPLLREDGVVLRSVTLGNVDLPQQYRAGVEALLAEELSAEKMRYTLELKSKQVKESELSAEAEKVRREKNAEAAGSEEIIAAKAKAEAMRHVLPFKEKEIEQRRLEAEASKVSRLTQASAEADARRIEAQGEADARRKLAESDAYRVEVTGKAASEQLARDAELISRNPLLIQKTLADKLSDKIQVIIAPPQAGGFIAGGLLGQPQDAQYAKRAPPGAAYSQASEPSREPSEYGEE encoded by the coding sequence ATGAACGTCCAAGAGAAGCTGAAGGAAGTGTTGGGTGTGGGGGGCGCCGCGGTGCAAGCGGCGGTGGTGTCGTTGGTGGCCGCGGCCGTGGCCAGCGTGCGCTGGCTCCTGCTGACGCGTCAGGGCCGGTGGCTCACCGTCGGCATGGGGGTGACCAGTGCGGTGGTGGTCTTGGGGACGACGCTGGTGTCCCATCCCCCGGTTCAAGTGATTGAGCCCGCGCAGGTGGGCATCCGGGTGAACCTGCTCACGGGCGGCTCCTCCGAGGTGCGGGAGGGGTGGGTCCTGAGGGTGCCCCACGTGCACCGCCTCTACCTCTACAGCCTGAAGGACCAGGTCTACCGGACCGAGCGGAGCCTGCGCGCCGATGGCCCCGCGCCCTTCCAGGCGGCGGAGGGGCTGTCCATCGGCATCGAGGTGACGCTGCGCTATTCATTGGACCCGGCGCGCATCCCCGAATTGGCCCAGCGGCTCCCGGCGGATGTGGGCCGTGAAATCGTGGAGCCCTCCGTCGATGGCGTGCTGCGCCGGCACTTCGCCCAGCACACGGTCCGGGAAATCTTCGCCACGCACCGGGCGCAGATCCAGAAGGACATCGCCGCGGAGATCACCCCTCTGCTGCGGGAGGATGGCGTGGTGCTGCGCTCGGTCACCCTGGGCAATGTGGATCTGCCGCAGCAGTACCGCGCCGGGGTGGAGGCGCTGCTGGCCGAGGAGCTGAGCGCGGAGAAGATGCGCTACACGCTGGAGCTCAAGTCCAAGCAGGTCAAGGAGTCCGAGTTGAGCGCGGAGGCGGAGAAGGTGCGCCGCGAGAAGAACGCGGAGGCCGCGGGCAGCGAGGAGATCATCGCCGCCAAGGCCAAGGCGGAGGCGATGCGCCACGTCCTGCCCTTCAAGGAGAAGGAGATCGAACAGCGGCGGTTGGAGGCAGAGGCCTCGAAGGTGAGCCGGCTCACCCAGGCGAGCGCCGAGGCGGACGCCCGCCGAATCGAGGCCCAGGGCGAGGCGGATGCCCGCCGCAAGCTGGCCGAGTCCGATGCCTACCGGGTGGAGGTGACGGGCAAGGCCGCCTCCGAGCAGCTCGCTCGGGATGCGGAGCTCATCAGCCGCAACCCGCTGCTCATCCAGAAGACCCTCGCGGACAAGCTGTCCGACAAGATTCAGGTCATCATCGCGCCGCCCCAGGCAGGAGGCTTCATCGCCGGGGGCCTGCTGGGGCAGCCCCAGGATGCCCAGTACGCG
- a CDS encoding VWA domain-containing protein, which yields MGHGSYSYEAHEAMTRARSDRPVQEVFTQVHCHPLMDPRGVKIRESRDSPAHPRSLGIVFALDVTGSMGAIPDLLARQYLPTFMKTLLDSGVQDPQVLFMAVGDANHDRAPLQVGQFESAERQMDQWLTWTYLEGGGGEFGVESYELGMYFAARHTQMDCWAKRQHRGYFFMTGDERPYPYVSRKQIGELIGAPLEKDLPTEQVVDELQRTFEPFFLIPDLDRLRHCERAWRDLLGDRVISMENPVDTVAVAAGLVGLCEGVFPDLDALVRRLEKENMPRQRLGAVVRSLTPFAALLERDGVPKPRLSGSADLPTGEGSSGYGRR from the coding sequence ATGGGACACGGAAGCTACAGCTACGAGGCACACGAGGCGATGACCCGGGCCCGCTCGGACCGGCCCGTCCAGGAGGTCTTCACCCAGGTCCACTGCCACCCGTTGATGGACCCGCGCGGGGTGAAGATCCGCGAGAGCCGGGACAGCCCCGCCCACCCCCGCTCCCTGGGCATCGTGTTCGCGCTCGACGTCACCGGTTCCATGGGCGCCATCCCGGACCTGCTGGCGCGCCAGTACCTGCCCACCTTCATGAAGACGCTGCTGGACTCCGGGGTGCAGGATCCCCAGGTGCTCTTCATGGCCGTGGGAGATGCCAACCATGACCGCGCCCCCTTGCAGGTGGGACAGTTCGAGTCCGCCGAGCGCCAGATGGACCAGTGGCTCACCTGGACCTATCTGGAAGGCGGCGGCGGGGAGTTCGGCGTCGAGTCCTACGAGCTGGGCATGTACTTCGCCGCCCGCCACACCCAGATGGACTGCTGGGCCAAGCGCCAGCACCGGGGCTACTTCTTCATGACGGGGGACGAGCGGCCCTACCCGTACGTCTCCCGCAAGCAGATCGGCGAGCTCATCGGCGCGCCGCTGGAGAAGGACCTTCCCACCGAGCAGGTGGTGGACGAGTTGCAGCGCACCTTCGAGCCGTTCTTCCTCATCCCGGACCTCGACCGGCTGCGCCACTGCGAGCGCGCATGGAGGGATCTGCTCGGCGACCGGGTCATCAGCATGGAGAACCCAGTAGACACCGTGGCCGTGGCCGCGGGGCTGGTGGGCCTGTGCGAGGGCGTCTTCCCGGATCTCGACGCGCTCGTCCGGCGGCTGGAGAAGGAGAACATGCCGCGGCAACGGCTGGGGGCGGTGGTGCGCTCGCTCACCCCGTTCGCGGCCCTCCTGGAGCGGGATGGTGTCCCCAAGCCCCGGCTCAGCGGGAGCGCGGACCTGCCCACCGGCGAGGGCTCCTCGGGTTACGGCCGCCGCTGA